Proteins found in one Methylobacterium sp. CB376 genomic segment:
- a CDS encoding MdtA/MuxA family multidrug efflux RND transporter periplasmic adaptor subunit, with protein sequence MNELSPIRTDDAVEAGSRRRRRWPFWLLVLLALAGGGVWAFRDSLPNGFQFQVKQAAKPEMGRRGGRRFAGGDGPQAVGVATVVTGEMPVVLSGLGTVTPLATVTVRSQVSGYLTRIGFREGQHVREGDFLAQIDVRPYEALLAQYQGQLQRDQALLQNARLDLTRYQTLNRQDSISKQNVDTQAATVKQYEGVVASDQAQIDQQKLNIQYGRITAPVDGRVGLRQIDQGNYVTAASTSIVVVTQLQPISVLFTLPEDVLARVMARLRGGAKLPVRIFDRSDTAEIASGMLDTVDNQIDVTTGTVKLRALFPNADDRLFPNQFVNAKLLVDTVRDAPVIPAAAVLRGTPGTFVYLLGEDGKVSVRPITVGETDGNRTVVTSGLKPGDQVVVDGTDRLRDGAEVKVAARAAPEARAGGAEPAARPAAEPAAGEARPRAEAEAPPAEGERPHRRRRPPTP encoded by the coding sequence ATGAACGAATTGTCTCCCATCCGCACCGACGACGCCGTCGAGGCGGGGTCGCGGCGGCGTCGGCGCTGGCCCTTCTGGCTCCTGGTGCTGCTCGCCCTCGCGGGGGGCGGGGTCTGGGCCTTCCGCGACTCCCTGCCGAACGGGTTCCAGTTCCAGGTGAAGCAGGCGGCCAAGCCCGAGATGGGCCGACGCGGCGGCCGGCGCTTCGCGGGCGGGGACGGGCCCCAGGCGGTCGGCGTCGCCACCGTGGTCACCGGCGAGATGCCGGTGGTGCTCTCCGGCCTCGGCACGGTGACGCCGCTCGCCACCGTCACGGTGCGCTCCCAGGTCAGCGGCTACCTCACCAGGATCGGCTTCCGCGAGGGGCAGCACGTCAGGGAAGGCGATTTCCTGGCCCAGATCGACGTGCGGCCCTACGAGGCGCTGCTCGCCCAGTACCAGGGTCAGCTCCAGCGCGACCAGGCGCTGCTGCAGAACGCGCGCCTCGACCTCACCCGCTACCAGACCCTGAACCGCCAGGATTCGATCTCCAAGCAGAACGTCGACACCCAGGCCGCCACGGTGAAGCAGTACGAGGGCGTCGTGGCCTCGGACCAGGCGCAGATCGACCAGCAGAAGCTGAACATCCAGTACGGGCGCATCACCGCGCCGGTCGACGGCCGGGTCGGCCTGCGGCAGATCGACCAGGGCAACTACGTCACGGCGGCCTCGACCAGCATCGTGGTGGTGACTCAGCTGCAGCCCATCTCGGTGCTGTTCACCCTGCCGGAGGACGTGCTGGCCCGGGTGATGGCCCGCCTGCGCGGCGGCGCGAAGTTGCCGGTGCGCATCTTCGACCGCAGCGACACGGCGGAGATCGCCAGCGGCATGCTCGACACGGTCGACAACCAGATCGACGTGACCACCGGCACCGTCAAGCTGCGGGCGCTGTTCCCGAACGCGGACGACCGGCTGTTCCCGAACCAGTTCGTGAACGCCAAGCTCCTGGTCGACACGGTGCGGGACGCGCCGGTGATCCCGGCGGCGGCGGTGCTGCGGGGCACGCCCGGCACCTTCGTGTACCTGCTCGGCGAGGACGGCAAGGTCTCGGTGCGGCCGATCACGGTCGGCGAGACGGACGGCAATCGGACCGTGGTGACGTCCGGGCTGAAGCCCGGCGACCAAGTGGTGGTCGACGGGACGGACCGCCTGCGCGACGGGGCCGAGGTGAAGGTGGCGGCGCGCGCCGCGCCCGAGGCGAGGGCGGGCGGGGCGGAGCCGGCGGCCAGGCCGGCCGCGGAGCCGGCCGCGGGCGAGGCGCGCCCCCGCGCCGAGGCCGAGGCGCCGCCGGCCGAGGGCGAGCGCCCGCACCGGCGGCGGCGGCCGCCGACGCCGTGA